Proteins from a genomic interval of Amycolatopsis sp. cg13:
- a CDS encoding MFS transporter — MIDLNAYRRVLSIPRFAAFLVLGLLLNLPSTAAPVVLTLYSATEVRNGNFGAAGLVVALWMAGMAIGSPLQGRLMDRRGLRPIFIAATMVHGAFWGCLVAMPFPVLAVAAFGAGMFVVSGGTITRLAVSALVPEDRSHTAFALSSMLTAFSVLLAPAAAVVIATQVSNTAAVVTVGAAFVLSGALLAGRKLPAEHSTSATAGGGARSILSAKLILVFACVAAVGVMTSGSDVALLATLKSAGQTAWAGAVMAVCAASSLLGGLAYGGRKRGWAPAPVVVAVGLFMLPIGIWADWRWLLVAFIPVASLISPAFSALAQVAGALAPSGSRAMVMSLFGTAVMAGNALGPPLAGLVYDHSSHQVSFVVIGGVGVLVGLLASRPLRGLIKANRPESEQPAAPAGEPVPAEAEK, encoded by the coding sequence ATGATCGACCTCAACGCCTATCGCCGGGTGCTGTCGATTCCCCGCTTCGCCGCGTTCCTGGTGCTGGGTCTGCTGCTGAATCTCCCGAGCACCGCGGCGCCCGTGGTGCTCACTCTCTATTCCGCTACCGAGGTGCGGAACGGTAACTTCGGCGCCGCCGGTCTCGTCGTCGCGCTGTGGATGGCGGGCATGGCGATCGGCTCGCCGTTGCAGGGCAGGCTCATGGATCGGCGGGGCCTGCGGCCGATCTTCATCGCGGCGACCATGGTCCACGGGGCGTTCTGGGGGTGCCTCGTGGCCATGCCGTTCCCGGTGCTCGCGGTGGCCGCGTTCGGTGCGGGGATGTTCGTGGTGTCCGGCGGCACCATCACGCGGCTGGCGGTCAGCGCTCTCGTTCCGGAGGACCGCAGCCACACCGCGTTCGCCCTCAGCTCGATGCTGACCGCCTTCTCGGTGCTGCTCGCGCCGGCGGCGGCCGTGGTGATCGCCACCCAGGTGAGCAACACGGCCGCGGTTGTGACCGTGGGCGCGGCGTTCGTGCTGTCCGGTGCCCTGCTGGCGGGCCGCAAGCTCCCCGCGGAACACTCGACGTCCGCCACCGCGGGCGGGGGAGCCCGGTCGATCCTGAGCGCCAAGCTGATCCTGGTGTTCGCTTGCGTGGCCGCCGTGGGCGTGATGACCTCGGGCAGCGACGTCGCCCTGCTGGCAACGCTGAAGTCGGCCGGGCAGACTGCGTGGGCAGGCGCGGTGATGGCGGTGTGCGCGGCCAGTTCGCTCCTCGGCGGTCTGGCCTACGGGGGCCGCAAGCGCGGCTGGGCGCCGGCTCCCGTGGTCGTCGCCGTCGGGCTTTTCATGCTCCCCATTGGCATCTGGGCCGACTGGCGCTGGCTGCTCGTCGCGTTCATCCCCGTGGCTTCGCTCATTTCCCCGGCGTTCTCGGCGCTCGCTCAGGTCGCGGGCGCGCTGGCCCCTTCCGGCTCGCGGGCCATGGTCATGAGTCTTTTCGGGACAGCGGTGATGGCGGGCAACGCTTTGGGGCCGCCGCTGGCGGGGCTGGTGTACGACCACAGCTCGCACCAAGTCAGCTTCGTGGTGATCGGCGGCGTCGGCGTCCTCGTCGGGTTGCTCGCCTCGCGCCCGTTGCGCGGGCTGATCAAGGCGAATCGCCCGGAGTCCGAGCAACCCGCCGCACCGGCCGGGGAACCGGTTCCCGCCGAAGCAGAGAAATGA